In Granulicatella elegans, one genomic interval encodes:
- a CDS encoding helicase C-terminal domain-containing protein → MKTSYAVVDLETTGPKFEEGGRIFQFGCSIIEQGEIVTQVDLYINPETTIPYDIQQLTGVDKKEVKQAPYFDEIASTIFQLLEGKTFVAHNIGFDYSYLVESFRELAGIEWSAPCVDTVQLAQICYPTIESYRLQDLTQLLEIPHQQIHSAGSDAYATAQLFLNCLEELEQLPVPTLQQMSLFADSLMAETGQVIRDCCQNVSLASKEFIFIEGFALNPIVEKEEVESQPQKWNALELYHQLVEKQVIEYQPLQVQLIEFMLERLNYGHSISWVEAEPGLGKTLAYLLVSLQVQSQNHPIWIATSTILLQQQILEQEIKPLEEGLGISLSISTVKGQEHYLSLSGFREVLEKYEQYQNQKSALTVIGLLKWLAHTTSGDLSECNSLFYHREIWKKITRKERQFSKMDFYRRAIRHARNAKLVITNQAFLVQYLKQVPQRDHFDKPIVIMDEVQQLEHVLESQEQKLLEFDALWQIQMEWNEYHLESYLEMSSSQEHQSRQINRRLLEICDLYEEWMQMIRKESYPTSVILLSAEEWEKSIHHQTLAAVKSACIDLLKLIFDFKGNDELVQKTHACLQKNVQEMVLLLKQEEGYVAVSYVLKKGQYSLQLESMKSALKMWRDIQPYIHQYIGISATIPIFTPLFHSIVKSEEGLFLPKTYQNFEHTVLIPTDLPTPSIIVTPERVDLLAKQLLEIYQRKQGRCLVLVHSIEMLEELEQVLLEHPEIPLLVQRTNQSSRKVQRKFQQQESVLLLGVYSFWEGFDSGDVSIDQLIIPKLPFPNPTQLEQRVIAEEMKLQNRHYFQDYALEKMLQQFYQGLGRMNRPHQEKAEIWILDTRSINSPYANRVMQCIPNRAKVYAQTFRKLIHKTIKENGSL, encoded by the coding sequence ATGAAAACGAGTTATGCAGTCGTGGATTTAGAAACAACGGGTCCTAAATTTGAAGAAGGTGGAAGAATTTTCCAATTTGGCTGTTCCATTATTGAACAGGGAGAAATTGTTACTCAAGTAGATTTGTATATCAATCCAGAGACAACGATTCCTTACGATATTCAGCAATTAACAGGAGTCGACAAGAAAGAAGTGAAGCAAGCACCGTATTTTGATGAAATTGCCTCAACTATTTTTCAATTATTAGAAGGAAAAACATTTGTAGCGCATAACATTGGTTTTGATTATTCCTACTTAGTAGAAAGTTTTAGAGAATTAGCAGGAATTGAATGGAGTGCTCCCTGTGTAGATACTGTTCAATTAGCGCAAATTTGTTATCCGACGATTGAGAGTTATCGTCTGCAAGATTTAACGCAATTATTAGAGATTCCACATCAACAAATTCATTCAGCAGGAAGCGATGCGTATGCAACTGCTCAATTATTTTTAAACTGTTTAGAGGAATTAGAACAATTGCCTGTCCCTACTTTACAGCAAATGTCATTATTTGCAGATAGTTTGATGGCTGAAACAGGGCAAGTGATTCGTGACTGTTGTCAAAATGTTTCATTAGCTTCAAAAGAATTTATTTTTATAGAGGGATTTGCATTGAATCCTATTGTTGAAAAAGAGGAAGTTGAGAGTCAGCCACAAAAATGGAATGCATTGGAACTTTATCATCAATTAGTAGAAAAACAGGTGATTGAGTATCAACCTTTACAAGTTCAATTAATCGAATTTATGTTAGAACGATTGAATTATGGACATTCGATTAGTTGGGTAGAAGCGGAACCTGGACTTGGAAAAACGTTAGCTTATTTATTAGTGTCTTTACAAGTACAGTCACAAAATCATCCAATATGGATTGCAACTTCGACGATTTTACTACAACAACAAATATTAGAGCAGGAAATAAAACCATTGGAAGAAGGGTTAGGAATCTCACTTTCAATCTCAACAGTTAAAGGACAAGAGCATTATCTTTCATTGTCTGGATTTAGAGAAGTGTTAGAAAAATATGAGCAATATCAAAATCAGAAAAGTGCTTTAACAGTCATTGGATTATTAAAATGGCTAGCACATACAACTTCAGGAGATTTATCCGAATGTAATTCTTTATTTTACCATCGTGAAATATGGAAGAAAATTACTAGAAAAGAAAGACAGTTTTCTAAAATGGATTTCTATCGTAGAGCGATACGACATGCGAGAAATGCTAAACTTGTGATTACAAACCAAGCGTTTTTAGTCCAATATTTAAAACAAGTTCCTCAAAGAGACCATTTTGATAAACCAATTGTGATAATGGATGAAGTACAACAATTGGAGCATGTTTTAGAAAGCCAAGAACAAAAATTATTAGAATTTGATGCATTATGGCAAATACAAATGGAGTGGAACGAATATCATTTAGAAAGTTATTTAGAAATGTCGAGTTCTCAAGAACATCAATCCAGACAAATTAATCGTCGATTACTTGAGATTTGTGACTTATATGAAGAATGGATGCAAATGATTCGAAAAGAAAGTTATCCTACTTCAGTGATATTGCTATCTGCAGAAGAATGGGAGAAGAGTATTCATCATCAAACATTAGCAGCGGTAAAATCAGCCTGTATTGATTTATTAAAACTAATATTTGATTTTAAAGGCAATGATGAACTGGTTCAAAAAACTCATGCTTGTTTACAAAAAAATGTTCAAGAAATGGTTCTCTTATTAAAACAAGAAGAGGGATATGTAGCAGTTTCATATGTATTGAAAAAAGGGCAATATAGTTTACAGCTAGAAAGTATGAAATCTGCATTAAAAATGTGGAGAGACATTCAACCCTATATTCATCAGTATATTGGGATTTCTGCAACCATTCCAATCTTCACGCCACTATTTCATTCAATTGTAAAATCAGAAGAGGGATTATTTTTACCAAAAACATATCAAAATTTTGAACACACTGTATTGATACCTACGGATTTACCGACTCCTTCTATCATTGTGACACCTGAAAGAGTGGATTTATTAGCGAAACAATTACTAGAAATTTATCAAAGAAAACAAGGAAGATGTCTAGTATTAGTTCATTCAATTGAAATGTTAGAGGAATTGGAACAAGTGTTATTAGAACATCCAGAAATTCCTTTATTAGTCCAACGAACCAATCAGTCTAGTAGAAAAGTTCAGCGGAAATTTCAACAACAAGAATCTGTCTTATTATTAGGCGTGTATAGTTTTTGGGAAGGCTTTGATAGCGGAGATGTTTCGATTGATCAATTAATCATTCCAAAACTTCCGTTTCCAAATCCTACGCAATTAGAACAAAGAGTCATTGCTGAGGAAATGAAATTACAAAATCGTCATTATTTCCAAGATTATGCTTTGGAAAAAATGTTGCAACAATTTTATCAAGGATTAGGAAGAATGAATCGTCCGCATCAAGAAAAGGCAGAAATATGGATTTTAGATACACGTTCTATCAATTCTCCATATGCGAATCGAGTGATGCAATGTATTCCAAATCGAGCAAAGGTTTATGCTCAAACTTTTAGAAAATTAATTCATAAAACAATCAAAGAAAATGGCAGTCTATAA
- a CDS encoding ABC transporter permease, giving the protein MRLLSTTSMVQHQLKQTTTSSFEFRKKDGTSFSFKQVEEMKKVADNESLEKHYQTIAKLENHSVVTGEEKIQRDDIDEEMQNVVSLNSSSQVNREKLFSSGVFSLLKGKMIEATDVHKIMIHEELASKNQLNLGDTITLDVIQQETGEKKKVDYEIVGIFSGKKQETYTGLTSDFSENTVFTDYESIRKVISSELGEVVTGLNIFASSSEELLKMKQAIEALPFNWEEFVIEEQKQDFDDILESITGLQSIVQWMTVGILIAGAVVLSLMLMLSVRERIYEIGILLSIGIHKAWIIGKFFVELFLLTIPAVFVSLALAPMMVHQLMNGFISMDSGQTSLGNFISKGAQQGVMTVFSQSYALLAMVIVFSLAVTLGIFLMKKPKEILSKMS; this is encoded by the coding sequence ATGAGGTTATTATCTACGACTTCTATGGTGCAACATCAATTAAAACAAACGACAACTTCTTCGTTTGAATTTAGAAAAAAAGATGGAACAAGTTTTTCATTCAAACAAGTGGAAGAGATGAAGAAAGTTGCAGATAATGAGTCTTTAGAAAAACATTATCAAACCATTGCAAAATTAGAAAATCACTCAGTTGTGACAGGTGAAGAAAAAATTCAACGAGATGATATTGATGAAGAAATGCAAAATGTTGTTTCGCTCAATTCTAGTAGCCAAGTGAATCGAGAAAAACTATTCTCAAGTGGAGTTTTCTCATTGTTAAAGGGAAAAATGATAGAAGCAACGGATGTTCATAAAATTATGATTCATGAAGAATTAGCTTCTAAAAATCAATTAAATCTTGGAGATACGATAACCCTTGATGTAATCCAACAAGAAACTGGAGAGAAGAAAAAAGTAGACTATGAAATTGTTGGAATTTTTTCTGGGAAAAAGCAAGAAACGTATACAGGATTAACTTCTGATTTTAGTGAAAATACAGTATTTACGGATTATGAATCCATTCGAAAAGTAATCTCTAGTGAATTAGGGGAAGTTGTAACAGGATTAAATATATTTGCTTCTTCAAGTGAAGAATTACTAAAAATGAAACAAGCTATAGAAGCTTTACCATTCAATTGGGAAGAATTTGTAATCGAGGAGCAAAAGCAAGATTTTGATGATATTTTAGAAAGTATTACAGGTCTTCAAAGCATAGTTCAGTGGATGACAGTTGGAATTTTAATCGCTGGTGCGGTAGTTCTATCCTTAATGCTAATGTTAAGTGTGCGAGAAAGAATTTATGAGATTGGTATTTTATTATCGATTGGAATTCATAAAGCTTGGATTATTGGAAAATTTTTTGTTGAATTATTCTTATTAACGATTCCAGCTGTTTTTGTTTCGCTTGCATTAGCACCTATGATGGTTCATCAATTAATGAATGGATTTATATCGATGGATTCGGGACAAACTTCTTTAGGAAACTTTATTTCAAAAGGAGCACAACAAGGAGTAATGACTGTTTTTAGTCAAAGTTATGCATTATTAGCAATGGTGATTGTATTCTCACTTGCTGTAACATTAGGAATCTTTTTAATGAAAAAACCAAAAGAAATATTATCAAAAATGAGTTAG
- a CDS encoding ABC transporter permease — protein sequence MKNAFAYISRKIFKSFVLFVVVLSMATLSMIGLSMKDATNQASKEVFKNITNSFSMEINRRVNQGTPRGGGNIKGEDIKKISESPDIEGTVKRINSVADLADYDIIETKETQGVLTPDRIKKFKRAVMLTGVNDSAKENKFVSGAYQLVEGSPLVESDKHKILMHKDLAEKNHLKVGDKITLKSNIYDADNEKGANETVEVEIKGLFDGHNKTRVTAAQELYENTLVTDIHTAAKVYGNTEDTAVYQDATFFVKGNKNLDTAIKDLGKLAINWKSYNLVKSSSNFPALQQSISGMYAIANKLFIGSIAFAGITVALLLFLWMNARQREIGVLLSIGLSKMEIFGQFVWELLFISLPAFVGATGVAILTGKTVGNQLLASVTSSIAKQMGKQAASTGLGGGAEVDGFNKTLTSLEMVIQPTNVLYVVGFMIVVLGIALTIASVKTFSKNPKELLMDVE from the coding sequence ATGAAAAATGCATTTGCTTATATTTCAAGAAAAATCTTCAAATCATTCGTATTATTTGTCGTTGTACTATCCATGGCGACATTAAGTATGATTGGATTATCCATGAAAGATGCAACAAATCAAGCTTCAAAAGAAGTATTTAAAAATATTACAAACAGTTTTTCAATGGAAATTAATCGTCGTGTGAATCAAGGAACACCTCGTGGTGGAGGAAACATTAAAGGAGAAGATATTAAAAAAATCTCTGAATCTCCAGATATCGAAGGAACGGTTAAACGAATTAATAGTGTAGCTGATTTAGCAGATTACGATATTATTGAAACAAAAGAAACTCAAGGAGTGTTAACACCTGATCGTATTAAGAAATTTAAACGTGCGGTTATGTTAACTGGGGTTAATGATTCTGCGAAAGAAAATAAATTTGTTTCTGGCGCTTATCAATTGGTAGAAGGAAGTCCACTAGTAGAATCAGATAAACATAAAATTTTAATGCATAAAGATTTAGCTGAAAAAAATCATTTAAAAGTAGGCGATAAAATTACATTAAAATCAAATATTTATGATGCTGATAATGAAAAAGGTGCAAATGAAACAGTAGAAGTTGAAATTAAAGGACTATTTGATGGTCACAATAAAACGAGAGTTACAGCAGCACAAGAATTATATGAAAATACTTTAGTAACTGATATTCATACAGCAGCTAAAGTATATGGAAATACAGAAGATACAGCAGTGTATCAAGATGCGACATTCTTTGTAAAGGGAAATAAAAATCTTGATACAGCGATTAAAGATTTAGGGAAATTAGCGATTAATTGGAAATCTTATAATTTAGTAAAAAGTTCTTCTAACTTCCCAGCCTTACAACAATCAATTTCTGGGATGTATGCTATCGCAAATAAATTATTTATTGGCTCTATTGCATTTGCAGGAATTACAGTGGCATTACTATTATTCTTATGGATGAATGCTCGTCAAAGAGAAATTGGTGTTCTATTATCGATTGGCTTATCTAAAATGGAAATATTTGGACAATTTGTATGGGAGTTATTGTTCATTAGTTTACCAGCCTTTGTAGGTGCAACAGGAGTTGCTATTTTGACTGGAAAAACAGTTGGAAATCAATTACTTGCAAGTGTTACTTCAAGTATTGCAAAACAAATGGGAAAACAAGCAGCCTCAACGGGTCTAGGTGGTGGAGCTGAAGTAGATGGCTTTAATAAGACATTAACTTCTTTAGAAATGGTGATTCAACCAACAAATGTACTTTATGTTGTTGGATTTATGATTGTGGTATTAGGCATTGCGTTAACGATTGCCAGTGTGAAAACATTTAGTAAAAATCCTAAAGAATTATTAATGGATGTTGAATAG
- a CDS encoding prephenate dehydratase — translation MFENYSLADLLANLKKKKKWNAIAVFVLFILMAVPMSYKAITSKSVVKNNTSYSSYIIYKINAPEKEFKTEANTKNDQFSFFYSKLISSNMNGAYLFNDSTDQEVARFAGEIASNATQLRNSDVDFWEKKIIVTSLGDYTGVSVKALTTSPTLNQLIEKKVDALMNSYKDIFKDVKINKLETVNSQEVGGSETTISNFNVKQLVLRIVVVFVFAGFLVIFINFAWYLFNPTMNRAGDFKKYDMHQIFEIENAEVLRQLIRYKKETHGEFAVVTSSKAIAKQWENKIQDVTIEYVEASNFERICQFDAYLFVEEFGKTRYVDFEKKLQELHNFDKTILGVAVFPL, via the coding sequence ATGTTTGAAAATTATTCATTAGCTGATTTATTAGCTAATTTAAAGAAAAAGAAAAAATGGAATGCAATTGCTGTATTCGTCTTATTTATCTTAATGGCTGTACCGATGAGTTATAAAGCTATTACGTCAAAATCAGTCGTAAAAAATAATACAAGTTACTCAAGTTATATTATTTATAAAATTAATGCACCAGAAAAAGAATTTAAAACAGAAGCCAATACAAAGAATGATCAATTTAGTTTTTTTTATTCGAAATTAATTAGCTCTAATATGAATGGTGCGTATTTATTCAATGATTCAACCGATCAAGAAGTTGCAAGATTTGCAGGTGAAATTGCAAGTAATGCTACTCAATTAAGAAATTCTGATGTTGATTTCTGGGAAAAAAAAATTATTGTCACTTCATTAGGGGACTATACAGGGGTTTCTGTAAAAGCATTAACAACAAGTCCAACTTTAAATCAATTAATTGAGAAAAAAGTGGATGCTTTAATGAATAGTTATAAAGATATTTTTAAAGACGTAAAAATCAACAAATTAGAAACAGTTAATTCTCAAGAAGTGGGCGGAAGTGAAACAACCATTTCAAACTTCAATGTAAAACAATTAGTTTTAAGAATTGTTGTTGTTTTTGTATTTGCTGGATTTTTGGTTATCTTTATTAATTTTGCATGGTATTTATTTAATCCAACAATGAATCGTGCTGGTGATTTTAAAAAATATGATATGCATCAAATCTTTGAAATTGAAAATGCTGAAGTATTACGTCAATTAATTCGTTATAAAAAAGAAACTCATGGAGAGTTTGCTGTGGTAACTTCAAGTAAAGCAATTGCGAAACAATGGGAGAATAAAATTCAAGATGTAACGATTGAGTATGTAGAAGCATCTAATTTTGAAAGAATTTGTCAATTTGATGCTTACTTATTTGTAGAAGAATTTGGTAAGACTCGTTATGTTGATTTTGAAAAGAAATTACAAGAATTACATAATTTTGATAAAACAATTCTTGGTGTAGCAGTATTTCCACTATAA
- a CDS encoding ABC transporter ATP-binding protein produces the protein MSVLSMNKVSYQYKEARQSVLSQIDQEFEAGKFYAIIGKSGSGKSTLLSLLAALDNPTSGKILFEGEDIQEKGDSYHRKHHISLVFQNYNLIDYLTPLENIRLVNPTATKEILLQLGLEESHVNRNVLKLSGGQQQRVAIARALVSEAPIILADEPTGNLDEHTAGEIIDVLKSLAKERKKCVIVVTHSKEVANAADTILELRETKLHEVK, from the coding sequence ATGAGTGTATTATCAATGAATAAAGTAAGTTATCAATATAAGGAAGCACGTCAATCTGTGTTATCACAAATTGATCAAGAATTTGAAGCAGGTAAATTTTACGCGATTATTGGAAAATCTGGTTCTGGGAAATCAACATTATTATCTCTATTAGCAGCGCTAGATAATCCAACAAGTGGAAAGATTTTATTTGAAGGAGAAGATATTCAAGAAAAAGGAGATAGTTATCATCGTAAACATCATATTTCCTTAGTATTCCAAAATTATAATTTAATTGATTATTTAACTCCATTAGAAAATATTCGATTAGTTAATCCTACAGCTACAAAAGAAATTTTATTACAGTTAGGATTAGAAGAAAGTCATGTGAATCGTAATGTTTTAAAATTATCAGGGGGACAACAACAAAGGGTAGCTATTGCTCGTGCATTGGTTTCAGAGGCTCCAATTATTTTAGCAGATGAACCAACAGGAAATTTAGATGAACATACAGCGGGTGAAATTATAGATGTATTAAAATCACTGGCAAAAGAAAGAAAAAAATGTGTCATTGTTGTAACACATAGTAAAGAAGTAGCAAATGCTGCAGATACAATATTAGAATTACGTGAAACAAAACTTCACGAAGTGAAATAA
- a CDS encoding response regulator transcription factor, whose translation MRILMVEDEAPIREGVCDYLSECNYEMIAARDGQEAIDLFDSNEVHLVLLDIQLPKKNGLEVLEYIRRKSSIPALMLTAFSDEEYQLKAYSQLADGYIEKPFSLPVLKARIDALMKRYYPDTEVFTYQNTSVNFSSYTATLSGEKVDMNAKEIEILKCLVDHEGQALSRQQIIDQVWKETDEIPFDRVIDVYMKELRKKLALDCIITIRNVGYKLERL comes from the coding sequence GTGAGAATTTTAATGGTTGAAGATGAAGCACCGATTCGTGAAGGAGTCTGTGATTATTTAAGTGAATGTAATTATGAGATGATTGCTGCTAGGGATGGACAAGAAGCGATAGATTTATTTGATTCAAATGAAGTTCATTTAGTGCTATTAGATATTCAATTGCCGAAAAAGAATGGATTAGAAGTACTAGAATATATTCGAAGAAAAAGTTCAATCCCTGCATTAATGTTAACAGCTTTTAGCGATGAAGAATATCAATTAAAAGCGTATAGTCAATTAGCGGATGGATATATTGAAAAACCATTTTCCTTACCTGTTTTAAAAGCGAGAATTGATGCTTTAATGAAACGTTATTATCCGGACACAGAAGTGTTTACGTATCAAAATACGAGTGTGAATTTCTCTAGTTATACAGCAACTCTTTCTGGTGAAAAAGTAGATATGAATGCTAAAGAAATTGAGATTTTAAAATGTTTAGTCGATCATGAAGGGCAAGCATTAAGTAGGCAACAAATTATTGATCAAGTTTGGAAAGAAACAGATGAAATTCCTTTCGATCGAGTGATTGATGTCTATATGAAGGAATTACGTAAAAAATTAGCATTGGATTGTATTATTACAATTCGTAATGTGGGATATAAATTGGAGAGACTATGA
- a CDS encoding sensor histidine kinase → MKSLKIFPKILATTFFILSMLVIGIHISIYFIFPKTYLETKKQELSIKADQISSNLNFKEESQIMDFVNLYSKGNDITLMAGEGTASNELEISQGIPADFSSHTNSLVIEERQIQTKTGENLNLQFITTTDLQKEAISLSWKFLPYTLLVSFVMSLMIAWIYARIITKQVQQMKKKMRKMKQLDRYALLEVQTTDEIGELKSQINQLYINLLQVIDDVEEKNETILQLEKIKYEFFRGRSHDLKTPLASLKIILENMKYHIGKYKNRDYYIDECIQIVDGLTEKVVELLRESKEALGEKAKWISIEEEIQKVTQEHQWIAMKRNLTIHSHIVSKQLLIGQEAFKMVLSNIFTNAYQYAKKGSVIRIVSDENCFMIQNEINDAIEEMNDLLEENQKKTGIGLLVVQNLLEHYGFSYHLEKGGKQVTVTIEFPKNME, encoded by the coding sequence ATGAAATCATTAAAAATATTTCCAAAAATTTTAGCGACAACTTTTTTCATTTTAAGTATGCTAGTTATCGGTATTCATATTTCGATTTATTTTATTTTTCCAAAAACTTATTTAGAAACGAAAAAACAGGAGCTAAGTATCAAAGCAGACCAAATTTCATCCAATCTAAACTTTAAAGAAGAAAGTCAAATTATGGATTTTGTGAACTTGTATTCCAAAGGAAATGATATTACTTTGATGGCAGGAGAGGGGACTGCTTCAAATGAATTGGAGATTAGTCAAGGAATCCCAGCTGATTTTTCAAGTCATACAAATTCTTTAGTCATTGAAGAGCGACAAATTCAAACGAAAACGGGAGAAAATTTAAACTTACAATTTATAACAACGACTGATTTACAAAAAGAAGCTATTTCTTTAAGTTGGAAATTTTTACCATATACTTTGTTAGTATCGTTCGTGATGTCATTGATGATAGCTTGGATTTATGCGAGAATTATAACGAAACAAGTTCAACAGATGAAAAAAAAGATGAGAAAAATGAAACAATTGGATCGTTATGCTTTGTTAGAAGTTCAGACGACTGATGAGATTGGTGAATTAAAATCACAAATTAATCAATTGTATATTAATTTATTACAAGTGATTGATGATGTAGAAGAAAAGAATGAAACGATTCTTCAATTAGAAAAAATCAAATATGAATTTTTCCGTGGACGTTCGCATGATTTAAAAACCCCTTTAGCAAGTTTAAAAATTATTTTAGAAAATATGAAATATCATATTGGAAAATATAAAAATCGTGATTATTATATTGATGAATGTATTCAAATTGTCGATGGACTTACAGAAAAAGTAGTTGAATTATTAAGAGAATCTAAGGAAGCTCTAGGAGAAAAAGCAAAATGGATTTCTATAGAAGAAGAAATTCAAAAAGTGACTCAGGAACATCAGTGGATTGCAATGAAGAGAAATTTAACGATTCATAGTCATATTGTTTCAAAGCAATTATTAATCGGACAGGAAGCGTTTAAAATGGTTCTTTCCAATATTTTTACGAATGCATATCAATATGCTAAAAAAGGTTCTGTCATTCGAATTGTTTCAGATGAAAATTGTTTCATGATTCAAAATGAAATAAATGATGCCATAGAAGAAATGAATGACCTATTAGAAGAAAATCAAAAGAAAACAGGAATTGGTTTATTAGTCGTTCAAAATTTACTAGAACATTACGGGTTTAGTTATCATCTAGAAAAGGGTGGAAAGCAAGTAACAGTTACAATAGAGTTTCCAAAAAATATGGAGTGA
- the glgA gene encoding glycogen synthase GlgA, with amino-acid sequence MKILFIAAEASPFVKIGGLGDVIGSLPKALQAEGVEARVVLPLYSSINREKFPLEYKKYIFVQYGWRHAYCGIFECQIDGITYYFIDNEQYFNRSSVYGQDDDGERFAFFSKAALEILPHIDYQPDIINANDWHTALSIIYLDDFKSRGLEFYQNIKSVISIHNIEFQGKFNPYEMGNLFGLDNKYFDALIYNGDLNLLKGAIQLANRVNTVSQTYAKEILNPYFSYGLDKILQVEQGKLVGIVNGLDTNVFNPETDSHLEKNYSLSTISDKVENKLAFQRQMALEENPHKMMVGMVTRLTHQKGIDLVLDVADQLLDLGIQLVILGTGDAHYESALRSLEYRRHDAVRSLIMFSSEMSSKVYASCDAFLMPSKTEPCGLSQLISMRYGTVPIVHRVGGLYDTVQPFDGVYGTGFTFESFNSGDLLDAVRRTKEVYDYQKENWASIVSQAMSKDVSWNQSAKQYVSLYQSIL; translated from the coding sequence ATGAAAATATTATTTATTGCTGCAGAAGCATCCCCTTTTGTAAAAATTGGTGGACTGGGAGATGTGATTGGTTCGCTTCCAAAAGCATTACAAGCTGAAGGAGTAGAAGCTAGAGTGGTGTTACCTTTATATTCTAGTATCAATCGTGAAAAATTTCCTTTAGAATATAAAAAATATATTTTTGTACAGTACGGTTGGAGACATGCCTATTGTGGTATTTTTGAATGTCAAATTGATGGAATTACTTATTATTTCATTGATAATGAACAATATTTTAATCGCTCATCCGTATATGGACAAGATGATGATGGTGAACGTTTTGCATTCTTTTCTAAAGCTGCTTTAGAAATTTTACCACATATTGATTACCAACCAGATATCATTAATGCAAATGATTGGCATACAGCACTATCGATTATTTATTTAGATGATTTCAAATCAAGAGGTTTGGAATTTTATCAAAACATAAAATCAGTCATTTCCATTCATAATATCGAGTTTCAAGGGAAATTCAATCCATACGAGATGGGCAATTTATTTGGATTAGATAATAAATATTTTGACGCTCTAATTTATAACGGTGATTTGAATTTATTAAAAGGAGCCATTCAATTAGCGAACCGTGTGAATACAGTGAGTCAAACATATGCAAAAGAAATTTTAAATCCATATTTTTCATATGGTTTAGATAAAATTTTGCAAGTGGAACAAGGAAAATTAGTGGGAATCGTGAATGGACTAGACACGAATGTATTTAATCCAGAAACAGATTCACACCTTGAAAAAAATTATTCATTATCAACTATATCTGACAAAGTAGAAAATAAATTAGCCTTTCAAAGACAAATGGCCTTAGAAGAAAATCCTCACAAGATGATGGTAGGAATGGTTACGAGATTAACCCATCAAAAAGGAATTGATTTAGTATTAGATGTAGCTGACCAATTGTTAGACTTAGGAATTCAATTAGTGATTTTAGGAACAGGTGATGCACACTATGAATCAGCCTTACGTTCCTTAGAATATCGCAGACATGATGCTGTTAGAAGTTTAATCATGTTCTCAAGTGAAATGTCTTCAAAAGTATATGCTTCGTGTGATGCATTTTTAATGCCTTCTAAAACTGAACCATGTGGGTTATCACAATTAATCTCGATGCGTTATGGAACGGTTCCAATTGTTCATCGTGTAGGTGGATTGTATGATACAGTTCAACCATTTGATGGAGTTTATGGTACTGGATTTACTTTTGAAAGCTTTAATTCAGGAGATTTATTAGATGCAGTAAGACGTACAAAAGAGGTCTACGATTATCAAAAAGAAAATTGGGCTTCTATTGTATCTCAAGCAATGAGTAAAGATGTTAGTTGGAATCAATCAGCTAAGCAATATGTTTCGTTATATCAATCAATTTTATAA